The following proteins come from a genomic window of Papilio machaon chromosome 7, ilPapMach1.1, whole genome shotgun sequence:
- the LOC106714072 gene encoding mitochondrial basic amino acids transporter yields MALDFVAGCIGGSVGIIAGHPLDTLKVHIQSGRGSALECTKALLKGGTLSTVYRGVWAPLGGIAAVNAIVFGAYGNTRRALPNPDSLTTHAAAGASAGLMQSVICAPVELVKTRQQLATAGEGMPKGAWAGARHILRIGGFKALFRGLSITAARDSPAFAIYFTSYEVMTRGNQSALRVFTAGGVAGALSWVLLYPIDVVKSRIQGDTIGRYVGAWDCFLKSIQSEGWRCMGRGLGAVTLRAFVSNGACFSAVVWTERAWQHFTPDTAVKKLVQAAAISDAVLHEPDYICDM; encoded by the exons ATGGCTCTGGATTTTGTAGCTGGATGTATCGGAG GAAGTGTCGGCATTATAGCCGGACACCCGTTGGACACTCTGAAAGTACACATTCAATCGGGACGAGGAAGTGCGTTGGAGTGTACGAAAGCTCTTCTGAAAGGAGGGACGTTGTCGACGGTGTATCGCGGCGTGTGGGCGCCGTTGGGGGGAATAGCAGCAGTAAACGCTATAGTATTCGGGGCATACGGGAACACCAGGAGAGCGTTACCCAACCCTGATTCGTTGACGACGCACGCCGCGGCCGGCGCCTCGGCCGGTCTGATGCAGAGCGTCATTTGTGCGCCGGTCGAACTAGTGAAAACCCGACAGCAACTTGCTACAGCGGGTGAAGGCATGCCCAAGGGGGCGTGGGCGGGCGCTCGACATATACTTCGAATCGGAGGTTTTAAAGCGCTTTTTCGGGGCTTGAGTATAACAGCGGCTCGAGACAGCCCCGCGTTTGCTATATATTTCACATCTTACGAGGTGATGACTAGAGGAAATCAATCCGCTTTGAGAGTTTTCACTGCGGGGGGCGTTGCCGGCGCCCTCTCGTGGGTTTTACTGTATCCTATCGATGTTGTGAAGTCTCGTATACAAGGTGACACAATCGGAAGATACGTGGGCGCGTGGGACTGTTTCCTGAAGTCGATACAGAGCGAAGGTTGGCGCTGCATGGGGCGCGGACTCGGGGCGGTCACACTGCGCGCATTCGTGAGCAACGGCGCTTGTTTTTCTGCCGTGGTGTGGACAGAGAGGGCGTGGCAACACTTCACGCCGGACACGGCTGTCAAGAAGTTGGTACAGGCGGCGGCGATAAGTGACGCGGTACTGCACGAACCCGACTACATCTGTGATATGTAA
- the LOC106714075 gene encoding kelch-like protein 10 isoform X1 produces MKILLFRNVIWKKKTAGRETGRCMSVAAMQALHRLRECRLLCDAVVRADDGAVFPVHRAILSACSPYFLALFTTTLHSREQSDVLISGVRSEILLLLIEYAYLRRIDVTDGNVHELLMTADYLAFLGVLQLCCDHLRLALSPRNCLGIMMFARRVFCYKLEADARRYLLRYFVTVATQSDEFLHLPLDELNAIILEDELNVKSEEAVWDAVLRWVNYEPDQRWQHTVKLMASIRLGLLDTQFFLENVKDHPYVTGNEGSRPIIIETLKFLYDLEMIAQRDGEVATPEIARPRVPHEVLFAIGGWSGGSPTAFIETYDTRADRWIKVEEVDPAGPRAYHGTAVLGYCIYVIGGFDGMDYFNSCRCFDAVNKTWREVAPMNARRCYVSVAVLGETIYAMGGYDGHHRQNTAERFNHRTNQWSLVAPMNAQRSDASAAALDNKIFITGGFNGQECMNSVEVYDPDTNQWTNLAPMRSRRSGVSCIAYHNKIYVIGGFNGISRMCSGEVYDPAANTWAPVPDMYNPRSNFAIEVIDDMIFAIGGFNGVTTIYHVECYDEKTNEWYEATDMNIYRSALSACVIMGLPNVYDYIHKHRERLMEEKRQKILLSETARHGQHRTALPDVHLMEDNDDMLEQLGLMEHQANNNLAIPPPPPPPLPPQPMEQDRN; encoded by the exons atgaaaatactgTTGTTCAGAAATGTCATCTGGAAGAAAAAG ACGGCGGGTCGCGAGACGGGGCGGTGTATGTCCGTGGCGGCCATGCAGGCACTGCACCGGCTGCGCGAGTGCCGGCTGCTGTGTGACGCCGTGGTGCGCGCGGACGACGGCGCCGTCTTCCCAGTACACCGCGCAATACTTTCCGCCTGCAGTCCTTACTTTCT GGCGCTATTCACAACGACGCTGCACTCACGCGAGCAGAGCGACGTGTTGATATCGGGCGTGCGTTCAGAGATCCTGCTGCTGCTGATCGAATACGCGTACCTGCGCCGCATCGACGTCACTGACGGCAACGTGCACGAGCTTCTCATGACCGCCGACTACCTCGCTTTCCTCGGCGTGCTCCAGCTCTGCTGTGACCACCTTCGCCTCGCCCTCAGCCCGCGCAACTGTCTCGGCATCATGATGTTTGCCAG GCGCGTATTTTGCTACAAGCTGGAGGCAGACGCACGGCGCTACCTGCTTCGGTACTTCGTGACGGTGGCGACGCAGAGCGACGAGTTCCTGCACCTGCCGCTGGATGAGCTGAACGCCATCATTCTGGAGGACGAGTTGAACGTGAAGAGCGAGGAGGCAGTGTGGGACGCGGTGCTGCGCTGGGTGAACTACGAGCCCGACCAGCGCTGGCAGCACACCGTCAAACTTATGGCCAGCATACGACTCGGCTTGTTGGACACACaa TTTTTTCTAGAGAACGTGAAGGACCATCCGTACGTGACGGGCAACGAGGGATCGAGGCCAATCATCATCGAAACGCTGAAGTTCCTCTACGACTTGGAGATGATCGCGCAGAGAGACGGCGAGGTCGCCACGCCGGAGATCGCGCGTCCGAGGGTGCCGCATGAG gtgTTATTCGCTATCGGTGGTTGGAGTGGCGGCTCTCCGACGGCTTTCATCGAAACTTACGATACTCGAGCAGATCGTTGGATTAAG GTTGAGGAGGTAGATCCCGCGGGCCCTCGTGCGTACCACGGCACAGCGGTGCTGGGCTACTGCATCTATGTCATCGGCGGCTTCGACGGCATGGATTACTTCAACTCGTGTCGCTGCTTCGACGCTGTCAACAAAACCTGGCGAGAG GTGGCACCAATGAACGCGCGTCGCTGCTACGTGTCAGTAGCGGTGTTGGGAGAGACGATCTACGCGATGGGTGGTTACGACGGTCACCATCGGCAAAACACTGCAGAGAGGTTCAATCACCGCACCAACCAGTGGTCGCTGGTAGCGCCCATGAATGCGCAGCGGTCAGACGCGAGTGCTGCAGCACTTGACA ACAAGATCTTCATTACGGGTGGCTTCAACGGGCAGGAGTGCATGAACAGCGTGGAGGTGTACGACCCCGACACCAACCAGTGGACTAACTTGGCGCCGATGCGCTCGCGCCGCTCCGGCGTCTCCTGCATTGCTTACCACAACAAG ATTTACGTGATAGGTGGTTTTAACGGCATCTCTCGGATGTGCAGCGGCGAGGTATACGACCCCGCGGCGAACACGTGGGCGCCTGTACCCGACATGTACAATCCGCGCAGCAACTTCGCCATCGAGGTCATCGACGACATGATATTTGCCATCGGCGGTTTTAACGGCGTCACCACCATCTACCATGTCGAGTGCTATGATGAGAAGACTAACGAATG GTACGAGGCGACGGACATGAACATCTACCGGTCGGCGCTGTCGGCGTGCGTGATAATGGGCTTGCCTAACGTGTACGACTACATACACAAGCACCGCGAGCGGCTCATGGAGGAGAAGCGACAAAAGATCCTGCTCTCGGAAACAGCGCGTCATGGACAGCACCGCACCGCACTGCCTGAT GTCCACTTAATGGAAGATAACGACGACATGCTGGAGCAGCTGGGGCTGATGGAGCACCAGGCCAACAACAACCTGGCCATCCCGCCCCCACCGCCGCCGCCTCTGCCGCCGCAGCCCATGGAGCAGGACAGAAACTGA
- the LOC106714075 gene encoding kelch-like protein 10 isoform X2 → MDTDPNNTTAGRETGRCMSVAAMQALHRLRECRLLCDAVVRADDGAVFPVHRAILSACSPYFLALFTTTLHSREQSDVLISGVRSEILLLLIEYAYLRRIDVTDGNVHELLMTADYLAFLGVLQLCCDHLRLALSPRNCLGIMMFARRVFCYKLEADARRYLLRYFVTVATQSDEFLHLPLDELNAIILEDELNVKSEEAVWDAVLRWVNYEPDQRWQHTVKLMASIRLGLLDTQFFLENVKDHPYVTGNEGSRPIIIETLKFLYDLEMIAQRDGEVATPEIARPRVPHEVLFAIGGWSGGSPTAFIETYDTRADRWIKVEEVDPAGPRAYHGTAVLGYCIYVIGGFDGMDYFNSCRCFDAVNKTWREVAPMNARRCYVSVAVLGETIYAMGGYDGHHRQNTAERFNHRTNQWSLVAPMNAQRSDASAAALDNKIFITGGFNGQECMNSVEVYDPDTNQWTNLAPMRSRRSGVSCIAYHNKIYVIGGFNGISRMCSGEVYDPAANTWAPVPDMYNPRSNFAIEVIDDMIFAIGGFNGVTTIYHVECYDEKTNEWYEATDMNIYRSALSACVIMGLPNVYDYIHKHRERLMEEKRQKILLSETARHGQHRTALPDVHLMEDNDDMLEQLGLMEHQANNNLAIPPPPPPPLPPQPMEQDRN, encoded by the exons ATGGACACCGACCCGAATAACACT ACGGCGGGTCGCGAGACGGGGCGGTGTATGTCCGTGGCGGCCATGCAGGCACTGCACCGGCTGCGCGAGTGCCGGCTGCTGTGTGACGCCGTGGTGCGCGCGGACGACGGCGCCGTCTTCCCAGTACACCGCGCAATACTTTCCGCCTGCAGTCCTTACTTTCT GGCGCTATTCACAACGACGCTGCACTCACGCGAGCAGAGCGACGTGTTGATATCGGGCGTGCGTTCAGAGATCCTGCTGCTGCTGATCGAATACGCGTACCTGCGCCGCATCGACGTCACTGACGGCAACGTGCACGAGCTTCTCATGACCGCCGACTACCTCGCTTTCCTCGGCGTGCTCCAGCTCTGCTGTGACCACCTTCGCCTCGCCCTCAGCCCGCGCAACTGTCTCGGCATCATGATGTTTGCCAG GCGCGTATTTTGCTACAAGCTGGAGGCAGACGCACGGCGCTACCTGCTTCGGTACTTCGTGACGGTGGCGACGCAGAGCGACGAGTTCCTGCACCTGCCGCTGGATGAGCTGAACGCCATCATTCTGGAGGACGAGTTGAACGTGAAGAGCGAGGAGGCAGTGTGGGACGCGGTGCTGCGCTGGGTGAACTACGAGCCCGACCAGCGCTGGCAGCACACCGTCAAACTTATGGCCAGCATACGACTCGGCTTGTTGGACACACaa TTTTTTCTAGAGAACGTGAAGGACCATCCGTACGTGACGGGCAACGAGGGATCGAGGCCAATCATCATCGAAACGCTGAAGTTCCTCTACGACTTGGAGATGATCGCGCAGAGAGACGGCGAGGTCGCCACGCCGGAGATCGCGCGTCCGAGGGTGCCGCATGAG gtgTTATTCGCTATCGGTGGTTGGAGTGGCGGCTCTCCGACGGCTTTCATCGAAACTTACGATACTCGAGCAGATCGTTGGATTAAG GTTGAGGAGGTAGATCCCGCGGGCCCTCGTGCGTACCACGGCACAGCGGTGCTGGGCTACTGCATCTATGTCATCGGCGGCTTCGACGGCATGGATTACTTCAACTCGTGTCGCTGCTTCGACGCTGTCAACAAAACCTGGCGAGAG GTGGCACCAATGAACGCGCGTCGCTGCTACGTGTCAGTAGCGGTGTTGGGAGAGACGATCTACGCGATGGGTGGTTACGACGGTCACCATCGGCAAAACACTGCAGAGAGGTTCAATCACCGCACCAACCAGTGGTCGCTGGTAGCGCCCATGAATGCGCAGCGGTCAGACGCGAGTGCTGCAGCACTTGACA ACAAGATCTTCATTACGGGTGGCTTCAACGGGCAGGAGTGCATGAACAGCGTGGAGGTGTACGACCCCGACACCAACCAGTGGACTAACTTGGCGCCGATGCGCTCGCGCCGCTCCGGCGTCTCCTGCATTGCTTACCACAACAAG ATTTACGTGATAGGTGGTTTTAACGGCATCTCTCGGATGTGCAGCGGCGAGGTATACGACCCCGCGGCGAACACGTGGGCGCCTGTACCCGACATGTACAATCCGCGCAGCAACTTCGCCATCGAGGTCATCGACGACATGATATTTGCCATCGGCGGTTTTAACGGCGTCACCACCATCTACCATGTCGAGTGCTATGATGAGAAGACTAACGAATG GTACGAGGCGACGGACATGAACATCTACCGGTCGGCGCTGTCGGCGTGCGTGATAATGGGCTTGCCTAACGTGTACGACTACATACACAAGCACCGCGAGCGGCTCATGGAGGAGAAGCGACAAAAGATCCTGCTCTCGGAAACAGCGCGTCATGGACAGCACCGCACCGCACTGCCTGAT GTCCACTTAATGGAAGATAACGACGACATGCTGGAGCAGCTGGGGCTGATGGAGCACCAGGCCAACAACAACCTGGCCATCCCGCCCCCACCGCCGCCGCCTCTGCCGCCGCAGCCCATGGAGCAGGACAGAAACTGA